The nucleotide sequence agaaggttgtatacatggaagaatcctggagatactaaaaggtatcagatagattatataatggtaagacagagatttaggaaccaggttttaaattgtaggacatttccaggggcagatgtggactctgaccgcaatctattggttatgaactgtagattaaaactgaagaaattgcaaaaaggtgggaatttaaggagatgggacctggataaattgactaaaccagaggttgtacagagtttcagggacagcataagggaacaattgacagtaatgggggaaagaaatacagtagaagaagaatgggtagctctgagggatgaagtagtgaaggcagcagaggatcaagtaggtaaaaagacgaggcctaatagaaatccttgggtaacagaagaaatattgaatttaattgatgaaaggagaaaatataaaaatgcagtaaatgaagcaggcaaaagggaatacaaacgtctcaaaaatgagatcgacaggaagtgcaaaatggctaagcaggcatggctagaggacaaatgtaaggatgtagaggcttatctcactaggggtaagatagatactgcctacaggaaaattaaagagacctttggtgaaaacagagccacttgtatgaatatcaagagctcagatggaaatccagttctaagcaaagtggagaaagcagaaaggtggaaggagtatatagaggatctatacaaggacgatgtacttgaggacaatattatggaaatagaagaggatgtagatgaagatgaaatgggagatacgatactgcgtgaagggtttgacagaacactgaaagacctgagtcgaaacaaggccccgggagtagacaacattccattagaactactgatggccttgggagagccagtcctgacaaaactctaccatcaggtgagcgagatgtacgagacaggcgaaataccctcagacttcaagaaaaatataataattccaatcccaaagaaagcaggtgttgacagatgtgaaaattaccgaactatcagtttaataagtcactgctgcaaaatactaacgcgaattatttacagacgaatgggaaaactggtagaagccgacctcggggaagatcagtttggattccgtagaaatgttggaacacgtgaggcaatactgaccttacgacttatcttagaagaaagattaacgaaaggcaaacctacgtttctagcatttgtagacttagagaaagcttttgacaatgttgactggtatactctctttcaaattctaaaagtggcaagggtaaaatacagggagtgaaaggctatttacaatttgtacagaaaccagatggcagttataagagtcgagggacatgaaagggaagcattggttgggaagggagtgagacagggttgtagcctctccccgatgttattcaatctgtatattgagtaagcagtaaaggaaacaaaagaaaaatttggagtaggtattaaaatccagggagaagaaataaaaactttgaggttcgccgatgacattgtaattctgtcagagacagcaaaggacttggaagagcagttgaccggaatggacagtgtcttgaaaggggggtataagatgaacatcaacaaaagcaaaacgaggataatggaatgtagtcgaattaagtcgggtgatgctgagggaattagattaggaaatgagacacttaaagtagtaaaggagtttagctatttggggagcaaaataactgatgctgctggaagtagagagtatataaaatgcagactggcaatggcaaggaaagcatttctgaagaagagaaattagttaacatcgagtatagatttaagtgtcaggaagtcgttcctgaaagtatttgtatggagtgtagccatgtatggaagtgaaacatggacgataaatagtttggacaagaagagaatagaagctttcgaaatgtggtgctacagaagaatgttgaagataaggtgggtagatcacctaactaatgaggaggtattgaataggattggggagaagagaagtttgtggcacaatttgacaagaagaatggaccggttggtaggacatgttctgaggcatcaagggatcatcaatttagtattggagggcagcgtggagggtaaaaatcgtagagggagaccaagagatgaatacactaagcagattcagaaggatgtaggttgcagtatatactgggagatgaaggagcttgcagaggatagattagcatggagagctgcatcaaaccagtctcaggcctgaagaccacaacaacaaacacatgCAGAGAGTGCATTGTAACTGATAATTGATATGTAGATTATAGGCTTTTAAAGTCTGTAACATCCGTTCTATGGAGATGATTGTGGGAGCTTCCACGTTGGAAACACATCCTTAGCTTTCTTGTGAGCTGCGCCTGAGTCATCTGCAATCTCTGCACGAATGTCTCCTAGGTGTAAGGGTGCAGCGCAGATTGTACATTATAGCACTAGTGGTCTCCCATAGCATTTTTTTCAAGGATTCTTACCGTGTGATGCAGGAACATATTTTAAAACTAGGGGTGTGATCAGATGCAATGGATTCAATTATCGGTGAGTGCCCACTGTGAATTGCGTCCCTTCCGAGGAGGTCCAAGTTCTCATTATGTTGGAGGCTTTGGCGCGACggaattcaatttaaaaaaaggaatcTTCTATGGAAGTGCAATGTGCACAATAAGATGTTccgactagaagagaatagaagcttttgaaatgtgatgctaaatAAGAATATTGTGGATTAGAGGAGATGATACAAACCCGAATTATGCAAGAAGAAATTTATGACGCAGTCTGACTAAAAGGAGAATTTGGTTGATGCGACACATCCTATGGAATATTCCGTTTGGTAGGGGATGAAGGTTGTGAGGGATAACCACTGCATGGAGAGAATGCAGTAAGCAGGGTGAAATGGTTATAGTCTGCATTAGTTACTAGGAGATCAAGAAGTTTATTAGCATAGACTAGTGCAGAGCGCTTCATCAAgtcagtctttggaatgaagatcACATCAGCACATAAGCTTATTGTTGTGCCATACGACACTGCCATTTCTAGCTGTGTAGTATAGGATGCCAGATCCAGTGTTCTTAGTAGATTTCTGTGTTAATGTTTCAGACTCCTTCGAGATAAGATTTCTGAACTCATTCATGTATTTCTCTTTCAACAGGTTTATGTCCTCCTGAGTACGTTTGTATTGTCGGTCGTCGCTGAAGCGCCGATCGACCGGTCGTACCTGCCTCCCAGCTCTGAGTACGGACCTCCCTCGGCCTCCTCCCTCAGCTCTCAGTACGGCGCCCCAGCAGCCAACGGCCTCAGCACTCAGTACGGAGCTCCTGCGCTGACAGGCGCTGCTTTTGGCCGCTCAGGCGCTTCCAGCCAGGGTCCAGCGGCTCGTGTCTCCTCCAGCTTTGGAAGGGCTTCCTCCAAGAGGTTCGGAGCTGGTAGGGGAATCGGCGGTGGACTCTCCACTCGCTATGGCGCCCCTTCAGCAGCTGGTCGCGCCACTGGCTTTGGAGGACTGGGTCTGTCCACACAGTACGGGGCCCCGTCCTACTCTGGTGACGCGCTCTCCAGTCAGTACGGTGCGCCCTCTGGTAACGCTGGTGGCCTTTCTCCAGTGTATGGAGTGCCTGGATATGGCTACGGTCGTGCTGGAGCCCAGGAGGATCCACTTGCCGTAAGATCTTAGATTAACTTCCCTTGCTTTTCAGA is from Schistocerca cancellata isolate TAMUIC-IGC-003103 chromosome 6, iqSchCanc2.1, whole genome shotgun sequence and encodes:
- the LOC126088596 gene encoding pro-resilin-like isoform X1, which produces MKVYVLLSTFVLSVVAEAPIDRSYLPPSSEYGPPSASSLSSQYGAPAANGLSTQYGAPALTGAAFGRSGASSQGPAARVSSSFGRASSKRFGAGRGIGGGLSTRYGAPSAAGRATGFGGLGLSTQYGAPSYSGDALSSQYGAPSGNAGGLSPVYGVPGYGYGRAGAQEDPLAEPANYEFSYSVQDGETLSDFGQEESRQGESAQGQYRVLLPDGRKQIVSYQADEDGYRSTIEYEDTGLTAYSAGGYGYGRGRTGAGTRAGNGGYHY